The window ATATTGTTCGGCAAGCGCCAGTACGGAAATGCGCGACAGATCGACCTTCTGCGTGCGGGCAAGATGCAGCAGCAGATCGAGCGGGCCTTCGAAACCCGCGACATCGATGACCAGCCCGGCCTCACCCGTCAGCCGCTCCGGCGTCACATCCTGCCAGAGCTTGTCCATCGGTGTTGAATTGCGAGACTTGTCTGCGGCCATTGTTCCATCCGCCGGGCGTCCGGCCTGTCGTCCCGATTAACGGGCCGCCGCCCAACTGTCAGGAAACGGCCCACATGGCGTTGAATTCGGCTCTCAGTTCCGCTTCGTCGGAAGCGTCCGCAACGGGGAAACCCGCTTCCACGGCCCGCACCCGCTCCAGCGAACGGCCGGAAAGAACGGGAACCTCCTTCACGACCTGAAGCATTTCACCCATCACGCCGTTGCAATGCAAGACTATATCGCAGCCACCAGCAACAATATTCGCAGCCCGCTCGCCAAGCGTACCCTTCAGCGCATTCATGGAACTGTCGTCGGACATCAGCAACCCGTCAAAGCCGATGCGGCCGCGAATGACCTCCTCGATCACCTTCGGCGAGGTCGTTGCCGGTCTCTCGCGGTCGACAGCGTTGAAGACCAGATGCGCGCTCATCGCCATCAATTCACGGTTCAGCGCCCGGAACGGTACGAAATCATGGGCGTCCAGCTCATCGAGCGGCACATCGACAACAGGCAGTTCATGGTGCGAATCCACCATGCCACGGCCATGGCCCGGCATATGCTTCATGACAGGCAGCATGCCGCCCGCCTTCAGCCCGTCGGCCGCCGCCTGCCCCATCTCGGCCACCATGGTCGGCGAGTAGCCATAGGCGCGGTTGCCAATGACGTTGCTGGCGCCTTCCACCGGCACATCGAGCACCGGCAGGCAGTCGACATTGATGCCGAATTTCATGAGGTCGAAGGCATGCAGGCGCGACATCAGCCAGGCGGCGCGCAGACCCTGTTCACGATCACGCTCGTAGATTTCACCGAGAATGCGGGCATTCGGATAGGCCTGCAGGATCGGCGGCTTGATGCGCTGTACGCGCCCGCCTTCCTGATCGATCAGAACCGGCGCGTCCGGCCGCCCGACGGCATCGCGCATGGCGGCGACGAGATCGGTGATCTGCTGCGGCTCGCCGATATTGCGCCCGAACAGAATGAAGCCCCACGGCTGCTGGTCACGGTAAAGGGCAATCTCGTCGGCGGTCAGCGAAAGTCCGCTGCATCCGAGGATCATAGCTTTGCAATCGGTCATGGTGTCACGCCTGTCTGAGAACAAAAGGGGTAAGGGAAGAATGGCCTTTAGCCATCGAGACTGCGGAGAGGTGCGGTTAATTTCTCCGCGTCATCCTCGGGCTTGACCCGAGGATCCATTTCGGCGGCCGTGGATCCTCGGGTCAAGCCCGAGGATGACGTAGAGTTTGCCGGAAGGTCCGAATATGCCAAGGGCTGCCCACGCGGCAGCCCCAATCTTTCTACGCCGGATCAGTTGCTATCAGCGTGCCACCAGGCAGCTGCCGCCGGCCGAGCGGAACTTTTCGCACAGCGCCACGGCTTCGTTCTTGTCACCGGCCGGGATGCGGACGCGGTAGAACGTGCCCTTGCCGGCGATTTCGGCGGCCTTGATGTCGACGCCACGTCCACCGATGACCGAGCCGAACTTGGCCGACATGCTCTGGTAGGACTTCTGGGCCTCCGCCTGGCTCGGCAGGGACGCGATCTGGATGTAATAACCACCGGCCGAAGGGGTGTTTGTCGCTGCCGGCGTCGCGGCGGCTGTCTGCTGCTGCGCGGCTGGCGGCTGGGCCGGAGCGGTAGCGGCGGGACGGACATTGCCCTGATTGGTGACGGTTGCCACGACATTGGAAGGCTGCGAGGACGGACGCGCTGCAGGAAGCGGCGCCGCCGTCTGCGAGGCCGGTGCGGCAGGCGTATTGGCCTGGGGCTGTGCGGCCTGCTCCGGCGCGACCGGAACACGCGAAGCGGCGATGACGGCGGGAGCGCCCTCACCCGGCTTGGCTGTCTGGGGCGCGGCAAGTTCCGCGACCTTGTCGGCCTTCGGCGGCTGGGCTGCCGGTGCATCGACTTCCTGGGCGACCAGCGTGCCATCCGGCTTGACGATCATCGTGCGGACCTTGCGCGGCGAAACACCGGTTGCGCCGGCGCCTTCGTTGTGCGCGGCCTTTTCTTCCGGCGAAAGCAGGCGCGGATCTTCAGTTTCGCCAACCGGCGTACCGGTTGCGGTTTCCATATCCCCGTCGTTTTCACCTTCCAGCGGCAATTGTTCGGGGATCAGCGTGCGCTGAACCACATCGACCGGCTGCTCGCTGCTGGAAATCAGGGCGGGCTGCTTCGGATCGGCAGCACTGCCGCCAGCCACGCGGTCATACACCGCCTTGTCCTGGTTGGGCACGACGCGACCGCCCGGATTTTCCGGCACGACCTTCATCGGATCATTATCGGCGGAAATGATGACAGGCGCGCCATTGGAGCCGGTGCTGGACGAACCGCCTGATATCAGCGCGTAGACACCGCCGCCGACAAGCACCAGACCGATTGCGGCTGCAACCGGCATGATCCAGCGGCGACCGCCGCGCTCATCCTCATCGCGATAAGCGGCCTGATGATCTACATAGGTGTTCTCGGCATCCCGTGCGTTACCGCGAGAAGCTGCAGCCTCCTGCATGGAGCGGCGGAAGTCCTCTTCCAGCGCCCGTTCGAATTCATCGGCTTCTTCCGGAGCCTGAACGGCGGCACGCGCCTGCGGGGCGGCTGCGCGGTTTTCCGCATGTTTGTGACGATCAAGACCGCCGGCGACCGCAGGCGC is drawn from Agrobacterium tumefaciens and contains these coding sequences:
- the nagZ gene encoding beta-N-acetylhexosaminidase, with the protein product MTDCKAMILGCSGLSLTADEIALYRDQQPWGFILFGRNIGEPQQITDLVAAMRDAVGRPDAPVLIDQEGGRVQRIKPPILQAYPNARILGEIYERDREQGLRAAWLMSRLHAFDLMKFGINVDCLPVLDVPVEGASNVIGNRAYGYSPTMVAEMGQAAADGLKAGGMLPVMKHMPGHGRGMVDSHHELPVVDVPLDELDAHDFVPFRALNRELMAMSAHLVFNAVDRERPATTSPKVIEEVIRGRIGFDGLLMSDDSSMNALKGTLGERAANIVAGGCDIVLHCNGVMGEMLQVVKEVPVLSGRSLERVRAVEAGFPVADASDEAELRAEFNAMWAVS